Genomic DNA from Alkalihalobacterium alkalinitrilicum:
TGGAATCGCATTATATGATCCTGATACATTTGAATTTATAACGTATCTTGATGCAAAAGAAGACATTGGAAGAGGGCTATTGGAAGTCGAGTTAGAAGGAATAAAATTACAAGACGGAATATATAAAGCGCTCGTTTTCGCAGAACAAGATGGAAAAGAGGATACGATAGAAACGATGATTGTCATCGGAGATGAACTCCATAATTCAGAACAAAAAGGTCACGGGGAGTAGAGCTCTTCCCGTGATTTTTTATGAAACATGAAAATTATATCCCTAAAATAAATTCTAAAGAATGACGAAGTGAAATTAAGTTAGAAATTTGTAGTAGTACAGGATGAATAACATAGTAAAACTTTGGAAACATAATAATACGTAGGTGTGATATTTGACAAAAATGTGAACACCTATAATTAGCATAATTCACCTGTGTATTTATTGGCAAAACACGTTGACATCAGGTTTTCACTATTGTACGATTACAAAGGATGTTATGAGAAGTTTACATACTTTATTTTAATCATGATACATATAATTGAAGAAAGTGATATTGAGTGTAAACTTCTTTTTTTAAAAAAATAAGCGTGATCGGACAGTGGAGGTCTGCTGATGTCAAACAAAAAGGCACCAAAACCTTATCGGGCAATGGCCTTAATGACAGCAATCACATCGTACTTAGTAGGGCCAGTTATAGTTGGCGTTCTAGTAGGAAGATGGTTAGACAGTTTTTTTGACAAAAGTCCATTATTTATGATCATTGGTTTATTTTTAGGTTTAGGATCAGGTATATACGGTTTAATTCAATTGCTCGGGAGTTATTTAGGAGAAGATGATTGATGACTAGTTTTGCAGGCAACATGAGACGGTATGTCCAATACACATTTTATTTATTGGCGTTACTCGTCTTAGGATGGGGGTTCACCCCATATGAATCATTTTTTCTTGGATTTATCTTAGGGTCTGTCCTTAGTTTACTCATTCTTTGGAGCTTATTCAGTAGAGTGAAGCGTTTAGGACAAGCAGTTGAAGAAGGTAAGAAAATGTACTCCCTAGGAACGTTAACAAGATTTGCATTGGCGGTACTTGGAGTCATAATTGCAACTAGATATCCAGAAGTGATCCAACTTTATGGTGTGGTAATAGGTTTAATGTCGACCTATTTTATCATATTTTTAGACTTTATTATTCAAAAAATACGTTTAAAGCAAGAAGAGAGGTGAAAACAATTGGATTACAAAACTTATCCTATAGTAGAGAATATTTTTGGTATTCCAGGGCTTCATGCTAATCTAGCTAACATCATTATGATTACTGTAGTTTCAGCAATTGTCCTTCTTATTGGTGTTTTAAGTGCAAGAGTTATTACGATGAAACCTACAGGTATGCAAAATGTATTTGAATGGTTAATCGATTTCGTTAAAGGGATCATTAATAATACGATGGACTGGAAGACAGGGGAGCGTTTCTTGGGACTTGGATTAACGATATTCCTTTATATCCTAGTAGCCAACTTATCTAAGCTTCCGTTTGTTATTACAACTGAACCAGGCCACGTTGTTTGGTGGAAAGCACCAACGGATGACCCGCTTATCACATTAACTTTAGCAGCGATGGTTATCGTGCTTACCCACTTCTGGGGAATTAAAATTAAAGGTTTTGGTGGCTATGGAAAAGATTACTTCAAGCCAGTACCATTTTTATTCCCGTTAAAGGTTGTTGAGGAGTTTGCTAATACGTTAACTCTCGGTATGCGTTTATTCGGTAACATTTATGCTAAAGGGATTTTAATGGCACTACTCGTTTCGTTAGGTGTAAGTGGAGTCTTTGGGTTCTTTGCAGCGGCATTGCCGACAATCGCATGGCAAGCCTTCAGTCTTTTCATTGGGGCAATTCAAGCTTTCATCTTCTTAATGCTAACGATGGTATACATGGCCCATAAAGTGGCAGATGACCATTAATTGATTTAGTTTATTCATTTTGCTCTACAAAATTTAATTGTTCAGAGCTTAAATTAATAAAAATTTTATTTTATACATTTTAAGGGAGGAATTATTCATGGGAAGTTTAGCAGCTGCAATTGCAGTAGGTTTAGCGGCACTTGGTGCGGCAATTGGTAACGCAATGATCGTAAAAAGTACAGTTGAGGGGATTGCTCGTCAACCAGAACTAAAAGGTACTTTACAAACAGTTATGTTCATCGGGGTTGCATTAGTAGAGGCATTACCGATCATCGCGGTCGTTATTGCATTCTTAGTAATGGGTAACTAATAGACCATCGAAGTGTATAAATGGCGGAGTCCGTTCTATGTAATAGAAGCTTCGCCATTCCTTTTGTATAACTATTGAAAGGAGTGAATTCTATGTTTGGAAGTATAAACTGGTTCGACGCAATTTATCAGTTAATCATGTTCTTCATCCTTATGGCATTGCTTCGTAAGTGGGCTTGGGGACCGATTGTTAACATGATGAAACAACGTGAAGAACATATTGCAAATGAAATCGACACGGCTGAAAAGAATCGCAAAGATGCCGAGAAATATCTAGCAGAACAACGTGAAGAAATTAAGCGCGCTCGTCAAGAAGCACAAGAAATTATTGAAAGTGCCAAAAAACTTAGCTCGAAGCAAGGTGAAGAAATCGTTGCTACAGCAAAAGGTGAAGCTGAACGCTTAAAGGAAAGTGCTCTTGCTGAAATTCAACGTGAGAAAGAGCAAGCCGTTGCTGCTTTACGTGAACAAGTGACTTCATTATCTGTATTGATCGCGACGAAAGTCATTGAAAAAGAATTAGATGAGAAGCAACAAGATCAGATGATTCAAGAATATCTTAAAGAGGTAGGCGAAGAGCTATGGGCAACAAAGCGGTAGCTAATCGTTATGCTGTGGCTCTTTTTCAATTGGCACAAGAGAAAGATCTTTTAAAGCAAATTGGTGATGAGCTCCAGCTTGTTAAAACGGTTTTTGAACAAACAGAAAGTTTAAACAATGTACTAGAACATCCAAAAGTTTTAGAAGAACAAAAAGTTAAATTGATTAAGGAAAGTTTTGCAGATGCAGTCAGTGCATACGTCCTTAATACGCTTTTAATTATGGTGAAACAAAAAAAAGGAAG
This window encodes:
- the atpE gene encoding F0F1 ATP synthase subunit C, whose product is MGSLAAAIAVGLAALGAAIGNAMIVKSTVEGIARQPELKGTLQTVMFIGVALVEALPIIAVVIAFLVMGN
- the atpB gene encoding F0F1 ATP synthase subunit A, with protein sequence MVENIFGIPGLHANLANIIMITVVSAIVLLIGVLSARVITMKPTGMQNVFEWLIDFVKGIINNTMDWKTGERFLGLGLTIFLYILVANLSKLPFVITTEPGHVVWWKAPTDDPLITLTLAAMVIVLTHFWGIKIKGFGGYGKDYFKPVPFLFPLKVVEEFANTLTLGMRLFGNIYAKGILMALLVSLGVSGVFGFFAAALPTIAWQAFSLFIGAIQAFIFLMLTMVYMAHKVADDH
- a CDS encoding ATP synthase subunit I codes for the protein MTSFAGNMRRYVQYTFYLLALLVLGWGFTPYESFFLGFILGSVLSLLILWSLFSRVKRLGQAVEEGKKMYSLGTLTRFALAVLGVIIATRYPEVIQLYGVVIGLMSTYFIIFLDFIIQKIRLKQEER
- the atpF gene encoding F0F1 ATP synthase subunit B, encoding MFGSINWFDAIYQLIMFFILMALLRKWAWGPIVNMMKQREEHIANEIDTAEKNRKDAEKYLAEQREEIKRARQEAQEIIESAKKLSSKQGEEIVATAKGEAERLKESALAEIQREKEQAVAALREQVTSLSVLIATKVIEKELDEKQQDQMIQEYLKEVGEELWATKR
- a CDS encoding AtpZ/AtpI family protein → MSNKKAPKPYRAMALMTAITSYLVGPVIVGVLVGRWLDSFFDKSPLFMIIGLFLGLGSGIYGLIQLLGSYLGEDD